CGGCCAGGAGGATTCCGCGTCGGCGCGTGCCCACGCCGAAGAACTCCTCGCCGATGCCGCCCGGACAACTGCTCGGTGATAGGGTTGAATTCCGTGGCGCAGCAAATAAACTCCCGGTTCCTGAAATCCGCAACGACCAAGCACATCTTCGTGACTGGCGGCGTGGCCTCCTCACTCGGCAAGGGACTGACGGCATCCAGCCTGGGTCACCTCCTGAGGGCGCGCGGCCTCTCCGTGACGATGCAGAAGCTCGATCCCTACCTGAACGTCGATCCCGGCACGATGAACCCGTTCCAGCACGGCGAGGTCTTCGTCACCGACGACGGTGCCGAGACCGATCTGGACATCGGGCACTACGAACGGTTCCTCGACGAGAACCTCGACGGGTCGGCGAACGTCACGACCGGTCAGGTCTACTCGACGGTCATCGCCAAGGAACGCCGCGGCGAGTACCTGGGCGACACCGTCCAGGTCATCCCGCACATCACGGACGAGATCAAGCGCCGCATGCGCCTGCCGGCCGAGGCGACACCTGGTAAGAAGGCCCCGGACGTCATCATCACCGAGATCGGCGGAACCGTCGGCGACATCGAATCGCAGCCGTTCCTCGAATCGGCCCGGCAGGTCCGCCAGGACGTCGGCCGGAACAACGTCTTCTTCCTCCACGTCTCGCTCGTGCCGTACATCGGCCCGTCGCAGGAACTGAAGACCAAGCCCACCCAGCACTCGGTGGCCATGCTGCGCTCGATCGGTATCCAGCCCGACGCCATCGTGATCCGCTCCGACCGCGAGGTCCCCGCCGCGATGCGCGAGAAGATCGGCCGCATGTGCGACGTCGACCTCGACGCCGTGGTGAACGCGGCGGACGCGCCGAGCATCTACGACATCCCGAAGACCCTCCACGCCCAGGGCCTCGACGCCTACATCGTCCAGGCGCTCGACCTGAAGTTCAAGGACGTCAACTGGACCAAGTGGAACAAGCTGCTCGAAGCGGTCCACAACCCGAAGCACCAGGTCGAGGTGGCGCTGGTCGGCAAGTACATCGACCTCCCCGACGCCTACCTCTCGGTGACCGAGGCGCTGCGCGCCGGCGGTTTCGCGAACAAGGCCAAGGTCACCATCAAGTGGGTCCCGTCCGACGAGTGCCAGACACCGGAGGGCGCGAAGAAGGCGCTCGCCGGCGTCGACGCGATCTGCATCCCGGGCGGTTTCGGCATCCGCGGCCTCGAGGGCAAGCTCGGCGCGCTGACCTACGCCCGCGAGAACAAGGTCCCCACCCTGGGTCTCTGCCTCGGTCTGCAGTGCATGGTGATCGAGTACGCCCGGAACGTCGTGGGGCTGGAGGGCGCGTCGTCGAGCGAATTCGAGCCGGACACGGAATACCCCGTCATCGCGACCATGGCCGAGCAGCTCCACATCGTCGCCGGCGAAGGGGACATGGGCGGCACGATGCGCCTGGGCCGCTGGGAGGCGAAGCTCCAGGAGGGCTCCGTCATCGCGGGGACCTACGGCAAGACCACCGTGTTCGAACGGCACCGCCACCGCTACGAGGTGAACAACGAGTTCCGCCAGCAGATCGCCGACGCCGGCCTCGTCTTCTCGGGGACGACGACGGACGGCAAGCTCGTCGAGTTCGCCGAGCTGCCGAAGGACGTCCACCCCTACTACGTCTCGACCCAGGCCCACCCCGAACTGGGCTCGCGTCCCACGCGGCCGCACCCCCTGTTCGCCGGACTGGTCAAGGCGGCGCTCGAGCGCCGGGGCGCGAAGGCCTGAGCATGGGACTGCCCGGTGCGGGAAGCGCCGCGTTCGGTGACGAGCAGAGCCCGCGCCGGCTCCTCGGGACCACCACGGTCTACGAGGGGCGCGTGTGGGACGTGGTCAGCGAGCAGTTCAGCCTGACCGACGGCGGCGAGCCGATCACGCGGGACTTCATCCAGCACCCCGGGGCCGTGGCCGTGCTCGTGCTGAACGACGACGGACAGGTGCTCCTGCTGCGCCAGTACCGCCATCCGGTCCGGATGGCGCTGTGGGAGATCCCCGCGGGCCTCCTCGACGAGGACGGCGAGGAGTTCGTGGACGCCGCGGCCCGCGAACTCGCCGAGGAGGCGGACCTCACCGCCCGGCACTGGCACGTGCTCGTCGACCTGTTCCTGTCCCCGGGATCGTCCTCCGAAGCGCTGCGCGTGTACCTCGCGCGCGGTATCGGCGACGTCCCCGAGGCGGACCGGCACACCCGCACCCACGAGGAAGCCGAGATCGAGGTGCAGTGGGTGGATCTCGACGCCGCGGTGGACGCGGTGCTCGAGGGGCGCATCCACAGCCCGTCCGCGGTCGCGGCGATCCTCGCGGCCCGCGTGGCGCGCGAGAACGGGTACGCCGACCTCCGCCCCGCCACGACGCCCTGGCCCGAGCACCCGAGCCAGCACGCCACGTGGCCGCGCGGCGCTGTGCTCGAGGGCTGACGTCCATGCCGGAACCGGCGCCCGTCGTCGGCGCGGGACCGCTGTCCCTCCTCATCCGGGACTACCTCCAGCACATGTCCGTCGAACGCGGACTGTCCACCAACACGCTGTCCGCCTACGGGCGTGACCTGCGGCGCTACGAGGCGTTCCTCGACGCGCGCGGCGTGCGTGAGGCGGCGGCCATCACCCGGCACGACGTGTCGGCCTTCGCCCGGGCGGTCGCCTCCGGGGAGGACGGGCTCGCGCCGCTCGGCCCGCGCTCGGCGGCACGCACCGTCGTCGCCGTCCGCGGTCTCCACCGGTTCTGGGCGCTGGAGGGCGTCACCGAGGGTGATCCGGCGCGGGACGTCCATCCGCCGATGACGGGGCAGCGGCTGCCGAAGGCCATCCCCGTCGCCGACGTCGTGCGCATCCTGGACTCCGTCGACACCGCCACGCCGTCGGGGCAGCGCGATCGGGCACTGCTCGAGTTCCTCTACTCGACCGGCGCGAGGATCAGCGAGGCCGTGGGCCTAGACGTGGACGACGTGTCCGTCGGCGACGCGCTGGACGGACCTGCCGTCGTCCGGTTGACGGGCAAGGGGTCGAAGGAGCGCCTGGTCCCCGTGGGCTCGTACGCGGCGCGGGCCGTCGACGCCTACCTCGTCCGGGGGCGCCCGGCACTCGCGGCGAAGGGCAAGGGCAGCCCCGCCCTCTTCCTCAACGCGCGGGGCGGCCGGCTGAGCCGCCAGAGCGCCTGGACCATCCTGAAGACGGCGACCGAGCGGGCCGAGGTGAAGCGGGACGTCTCGCCGCACACGCTCAGGCACTCGTTCGCCACACACCTGCTCGAGGGCGGCGCCGACGTCCGCGTGGTGCAGGAACTCCTCGGCCATGCCTCCGTCACCACCACCCAGGTGTACACCCTCGTGACCGCCGACACCCTGCGGGAAGTCTATGCAGCGGCGCACCCCCGAGCCCGTGCCTGAGCCGGCGTCGGGGATGCCCGGCGGAGCGGCCCCGCCCGGCGAGTGGCTGACCGTCGACGGTGTGGCCTACCGCTGCGTGGTGCTGTGCCTCCTGGTCCGGACCGGCACAGGCCGGACGGGCGGGGACCGTCGCGAGGTGCTCCTCGGACTGAAGCGGACCGGCTTCGGGAGCGGCCGGGTGGTGGCGCTCGGCGGCAAGATCGACGGGCAGGAGACCGCCCTCGACGCCGCCGTGCGCGAGGTCCGCGAGGAGAGCGGCATCGACCTCCTCCCCGCCGGGGTGCGCGAGGCCGGCCGGATCACCTGGTCCTTCCCGGCACGGCCGGCGTGGAATATGGTGGCCTTCCTCTTCACGGCGGACGCCGGTGCGGCGGCCCCGCGGCCCAGCGAGGAGATCGAACCCCGCTGGTACCCGATCGACGAGCTCCCGTGGCACAGCATGTGGCAGGACGCCCCCCACTGGGTGCCGCTCGTCCTCGACGGGCGCAGGATCGCGGCCACCATCGTCATGGACGCCGACAACGAGGGCGTGGCCAGCGCCGTCGTCCGCTGAGCTCCCGCGGAGCTCCCGCCGGACCGGACCGGACCGGACCGGACCCCGGTGGGTCAGCCCTCGCCCACGTGCCGCTCGTCGGGTCCGTCGTAGAGGCTGAGGGGCCTGATCAGCGAGTTCGACGCGGCCTGCTCCATGATGTGCGCCGTCCAGCCCGTGATGCGGGCGGCGATGAAGAGCGGCGTGAACATCTCGGTGTCGAAGCCCATCAGGTGGTACGTGGGCCCGGCGGGATAGTCGAGGTTGGGCTTGATGCCCTTGGCCTCGTCCATCGCGGTCTCCAGCCCGGTGTACAGGCCGAGGATCTCGCTGCGCCCGTAGTACTCGATCATCGCGTCGAGCGCCGACTTCATGGTGGGTACCCGCGAGTCGCCGTGCTTGTACACGCGGTGGCCGAAGCCCATGACCTTCTTCCTGGCGGCGAGGGCATCCTCCATCCAGGCCTTCGCCCGGGCGGCGGCCTCCTCGCGGGTCTCGTCCTCCCGGATGCCGATCTCCTCGAAGGTGTGCATGACCGCCTCGTTCGCGCCGCCGTGCAGGGCACCCTTGAGGGCCCCGATCGCGCCGGTGACCGCCGAATGCAGGTCCGAGAGGGTCGAGGTGATCACGCGTGCCGTGAAGGTGGACGCGTTGAAGGAGTGCTCCGCGTACAGGACCATCGACACGTCGAACGCGTGGATCACCTCGGGGGGAGCCTCCTCCCCGAACGTCATCCAGAGGAAGTTGGCCGAGTAGCCGAGGTCCTCGCGGGGCTCCACCCGCTCCTGTCCACGGCGGCGCCGCTGGTCGTAGGCGACGACGGCCGGGAAGACCGCGAGGAGTGCCGCCGCCTTCTCCAGGTTCGCCTCGGGGCTGCTGTCGCCGGCACGGGGGTGGCTCGCGCCCAGCACCGAGACGGCGGTGCGAGCCACGTCCATGGGGTGCGCGGTCAGCGGCAGGAGGTCGATGGCCGCGACCACGTGGTCGGGGAGGGCCCGGTGCGCGCGCTCGAACGCGTCGAAGCGCTCCCGCTCGCCGGCGTCCGGCAGTTCGCCGTTCCACAGGAGGTAGGCGATGTCCTCGAAGTCCCGGGAACCGGCCAGCTCCTGCACCGGGTAGCCCCGGTACAGCAGCGAATTGGTGTCCGGATTGACCTTCGAGATCGCGGTGGTGTCCACCACGACCCCTGCGAGCCCCTTGTGGATCTCCGGTTCTGTCACGGCTGCTCCTTCTCTGCGTTCGGTCCGTCGGATGCGGGTGTGCCCGTCCGGACGCCGCCCGGCACCTCGAAGTTGAACACGGAGGAGTCGAAGCGGTTGTATCCCTCGTAGTCCACCAGTTCGTAGAGGCGGCTGCGCGTCTGCATCTCGCCCACAGCCTCTTCCTGCGTGCCGTGGGCCCTGATCGAGTCCAGCGTACGCTCGGCCGCGCCCATTGCACTGCGCAGCAGCGTCACCGGGTAGATCACCAGGGTGATGCCCACCTCCTGCAGCTGCTCCACGGTGAACAGCTCGCTCTTGCCGAACTCCGTCATGTTGGCCAGGATCGGCACGTCCACGGCGTCGCGGATGGCCCGGAACTCGTCGAGGCTCCGCATGGCCTCGGGGAAGATGGCGTCCGCGCCCGCCTCAACGAGCGCGCGGGACCGCTCCTGCGCGGCCTCGAGGGTGTCGGTGCCCCGGATGTCGGTGCGGGCCATGATGAGGAAGTTCGGGTCGCGGCGCGCATCGGCGGCGGCGCGGACGCGCTTCACGGCCGTGTCGAGGTCGACGACGTTCTTCCCGTCCAGGTGGCCGCACCGCTTCGGGTTGAACTGGTCCTCGATGTGGCAGCCGGCCAGACCGGCGTTCTCGAGTTCCTGCACGCTGCGGGCCACGTTCATGGGCTCGCCGAATCCCGTGTCCGCGTCGACGATGCAGGGCAGGTCCGTCATGCGCGCGATCTGCCCGGCACGGTGTGCGACCTCCGTGAGGGTGGTCAGGCCGATGTCCGGCAGCCCGAGGTCGGCGGCGATCACGGCGCCGGAGATGTAGACGCCGTCGAAGCCCTTGTCGCCGATCAGGCGAGCCGACAGCGGGTTGAAGGCCCCGGGGAACTGCTGGATGCGCCCGGAGGCCAGTGCGTCCCGGAGGTCCCGGCGCTTCTGCTCGGGGGTGGTGGTCGAGTACAGCACGGCGCCTCCTACAGCAGTCCCTGCGGCGCACCGGCCGCGTCGACGAGTCCCGGGCGGGCCACGATGTTCAGTTGCCCGAGGGATCCGGCGGGCAGCTCGGGCAGCTGCTCGACGGCGGCCAGGAAGCGGTCGAGTTCGGCGTCCTCGACGATGCCCGTGGCGAGCATGCGCAGCTTGGCGACGTAGTCCGCGCGGGCGAACGGCCTGGCGCCGAGGGGGTGGGCGTCGGCGACGGCGATCTCGTCGGTGATCACGGTGCCGTCCGTGAGGGTGATCTCGACCCTGCCGCCGAACGCCTTCTCCGCGATGTCCAGGGAGTGGTAGCGGCGCGTCCACTCCGGGTCCTCGAGCGTGGTCACCTTGTGCCACAGTGCGACGGTGTCGGGGCGCGCGGCACGCGCGGGCGCGTAGGAGTCCTCGTGGTGCCAGCGTCCGTCCTGGAGCGCCACGGTGAAGATGTAGGGGATCGAGTGGTCGAGCGTCTCCCGCGAGGCGGTCGGGTCGTACTTCTGCGGGTCGTTGGCGCCGGAGCCGATGACGTAGTGCGTGTGGTGCGAGGTGGAGATGACGATGGACGCGACGTTCTCCGGGTCGGTGGCCTCCGGGTGGGAGCCATGGAGGCGCCGGGCGAGGTCGATCCAGGCCTGCGCCTGGTACTCGGCGGAGTGCTCCTTCGTGTACGTGTCGAGGATGGCGCGCTTCGGTTCGCCGTCCGCCGGCAGCGGCACCTCGTAGGAGGCCTCCGGTCCGTCGAGCAGCCAGGCGATCACGCCGTCCTCACCCTCGTAGATGGGGGTGGGCGAGGTCTGGCCCCGCATCGCCCGGTCCACCGACTCGACCGCCATCTTCCCCGCGAACGCCGGCGCGTGCGCCTTCCAGGTGGAGATCTCGCCCTTGCGGGACTGGCGGGTCGCCGTCGTCGTGTGCAGTGCCTGGCCGACGGCGTGGAAGATGACGTCGGGGTCCAGGCCCAGCAGCGTGCCGATGCCGGCCGCGGCGGACGGGCCGAGGTGCGCGACGTGGTCGATCTTGTGCTCGTGCAGGCAGATGGCCTTCACGAGGTCCACCTGGATCTCGTAGCCGGTGGCGAGCGCGCGGACGAGGTCCGCCCCCGAGGCGCCGGTGTGCTGGGCCGCCGCGAGGATCGGCGGGATGTTGTCGCCCGGGTGCGAGTAGTCCGCGGCGAGGAAGGTGTCGTGGTAGTCGAGCTCGCGGACCGCGACGCCGTTGGCCCACGCCGCCCACTCGGCGGAGACGGGGGAGTCGACGCCGAACACCGCGGCACCCGCGCCGTGCGCGGACACCGGGTGGCTCAGCGCCTGGGCGCGTGCCGCGACGACGGGCGCCCTGGTCAGCGACGCGATCGCCACGGAGGCGTTGTCGATGATCCGGTTGATCACCATGTCCGTCACCTCGGGCGTCACCTCGACGGGATCGGCGGCGACCTGGGCGATCTTCCAGGCGAGCTGGCCGGAGCGGGGGAGGTTCTCCTCGCTGCGGTGGACGCGGACGGGATGGAGTTCGACCATGGTGTTCCTCTCGGTGGTACAGGATCGGTGGTCCGACATCGGTGGTCCGGTGTCGGTCGGTCAGGAGCGGGTGGTCAGGAGCGGTGGTCCGGTGCCCGCGGGCTGTCGGAGTCCGCCGGCGGGCCGAGCAGATGCTGGAGGCTGTGGTGGAGATGCACCCGCATGGATGCTTCGGTGAGGTCCGCGTTGCCCGAGGCCAGGGCCCGGGCGATCTGCTCGTGCTCCCGGGCGGAGGCGAGGAGCCGCGCCGGGTTGTCCCGGGCGAGCCGGCGGACACGGGCGAGGTGGGTGCGGATGGGTTTCTGCGCCTGCAGCAGGTAGTGGTTCCCGGCAGCATCGTCGATGCACTGGTCGAGGCGGGCCACGAGCGCGTAGTACGCCTCCTGGCCGCCGCCGTCGTCCTCGATGAGGTGCCCGGCGCGGGCGAACTCCCCGGCGAGGGCGGCGAAGACGCCGCTGTCGCCGCGTGCGGCCGCGAGCCGGACGGCCGCGCATTCGAGCGGCACGCGGACCTCGAACAGGTCGGTCACGGCCTCGAGGGAGATGGCGGAGACGACGACGCCGCGTCCTGCCTGGGGCGCGGCGAGGCCTTCGGCGACCAGCCGGGAGAGTGCCTCGCGCAGGGGCGTGCGGGAGACGCCGAGCCGGGCCGACTGCTCCACCTCGGCCAGCACGTCACCCGGCGCGAGCCGCCACTCGACGATGTCGGAGCGGAGCAGGGCATAGGCGCGATCGCTGGCCCGCATCCTCGTCGCCTCCTCCGTGGTGGTCCTGGTCCGTCCGCCGGTGCACCCGGCTCCGTCTCCAATGTATGCACAGAAGGGCTCCCGAACAAGAAAGCGCGGCCCACAGATCGGATTGGCGGACCCTGTGTATACAGCGAGCGATGGTGGATACTGATCCTCACCAACCGCGCGCGACGAGGGGCGACCATGGCTACAGGGCACGATGCCGGATCCGGGATGCTTCCCGGACAGGACTACCGACGGCTGCAGGCCCAGAGCCTCGCCGACCCGGAGCAGTTCTGGCTGGACGCCGCAGCCGCCGTCGACTGGACGACGCCGCCCACGGTCGCCCTCGACGGCTCGGACGCCCTGCTGCCCCGGTGGTTCCCCGACGCCTCCCTCAACACGAGCTACAACGCCCTCGACCGGCACGTCGAGGCCGGCCGGGGCGGGCAGGCGGCCCTCGTCTACGACTCCGCGATGCTCGGTACCACCCGCACCCTCACGTACGCGGAGCTCCGCGACGAGGTCGCGGTGTTCGCGGGCGCGCTCGCACGCCTGGGCGTCGGGAAGGGCGACAGGGTGCTCGTGTACCTGCCGATGATCCCCGAGGCCGCCGTGGCCATGCTGGCGTGTGCCCGGATCGGCGCGATCCACTCGGTCGTCTTCGGGGGCTTCGCCGCCGCCGAACTCGCCGCCCGCATCAGGGACGCCCGGCCGTCCGCGGTCGTCACGGCGGACGGCGGCATCGAACCCACCCGGCGCGTCGAATACCTCCCCGCGGTCCAGGAGGCGCTCGCGCTCGCCGACAGCACGGGGACGCCCGTCGTCGTCAAGGCGCGCGACGGGTTCGGCCACGGTGTCGCCGCGTACCGGGAGCCCGGGACGCGGTGGCTGGACTGGGACGAGGCCGTCGCCGCCGCCGAGGCCGTCCCGCCCGTGCCGGTCGCCGCGACGGATCCGCTCTACATCCTCTACACCTCGGGCACCACCGGATCCCCGAAGGGCGTGGTGCGCGACAACGGCGGGCACGCCGTCGCGCTCACCTGGTCCATGCGGGCGATCTTCGGCGTGGGGCCGGGCGACACCATGCTGACGGCGTCCGACGTCGGCTGGGTGGTGGGCCACTCCTACATCGTCTACGGGCCGCTCCTCGCCGGCGCCACGACCGTCCTGTACGAGGGGAAGCCCGTGGGCACCCCCGACGCGGGGACCTTCGGGCGCCTCATCGAACAGCACCACGCCAGGGTGCTGTTCACCGCGCCGACCGCCCTGCGCGCGGTCCGGCGGGCGGACCCCGCCGGTGCGGCCGTGCAGGCCCACGACCTCTCCTCCCTGGAGACGCTCTTCTCGGCCGGCGAGCGGCTCGACACCGGGACGTCGGCGTGGATCGGGGACGTCCTCGGCGTGCCGGTCGTCGACAACTGGTGGCAGACGGAGACCGGCTGGCCCATCTGCGCCAACCCGCGCGGGCTGGGCGGCGTACCGCTGAAGGCCGGCTCGCCGTCCCTGCCCTCGCCCGGGTACGACGTCGTGATCCTCGACCCCGGCGGAGCCCCGGTGCCCGCCGGGACCGAGGGGAGCATCGCCCTCCGCCTCCCGCTGCCGCCCGGCACGCTGACGACCCTGTGGGGCAGCGACGACCGCTACCGGGAGGCGTACCTCAGCGACGTCCCGGGCTTCTACACGAGCGGCGACTCCGGGTACCTGGACGAGGACGGCTACCTGTTCGTGATGGGCCGCACCGACGACGTCATCAACATCGCCGGCCACCGGCTCTCGACCGGCGCGATCGAACAGGTGATCGCCCAGCACCCCGTGGTGGCCGAGTGCGCCGTGCTCGGGCTGCCGGATCCCGTCAAGGGACAGCGCGCCAGCGGCTACGTGGTGCTGAAGGCGGGCGCCGCCATCGACCCGGCATCGCTCGAGGCCGAACTCGTGGCGATGGTCCGCCGGTCGATCGGTCCCGTGGCCGACTTCCGGTCCGCCGTCGTCGTCGAGGCGCTGCCGAAGACGCGGTCCGGCAAGATCCTCCGGAAGACGATGCGGCAGATGGCGGCGGGTACCGCGTACGCCGTCCCGTCCACCATCGAGGACCCCGCGGTGCTCGCGGCGCTGGAGCCCCTGCTGCGCCCGGTGGCGGGCGGCTGACCGGCCGCCGCGGGCACTAGCGGTCCGCGGCGTTGCGCGCCCAGCTGTACTCGAACTCCGGGCGCCCCCGTGTGCCGTACCGCGGTGTGCGCAGGACGGACTGCTGGTCCGCAAGGTATTCCAGGTAGCGGCGCGCGGTGACCCTGGACATGGACAGGGCCTCCGACACCTCGATGGCGGAGGTGGGCTCCGAGAGTTCCTTGAGGAGCCGCGACACCGCGCGCAGCGTCTCCGCCGAGAGGCCCTTGGGCAGCAGGGCCGCCGTCGCCGGCCGCAGGGACGCGAAGGCGGAGTCGACCTCCGCCTGCGTGGTGGTGGATGCCTGCTCCACCAGATTCCGCCGGAACTCACGGTAGGCGCCCAGCTTCTCGCTGAACGCCGAGTAGGTGAACGGCTTGATGAGGTACTGGACGACGCCGGACGAGATGGCGGAGCGGACCACCTGGAGATCCCGCACGGCCGTGATGGCGACGATGTCCAGCGGCATGCCGAGGCCACGCACCCGCCGGACGATGTCGAGGCCGTGGGCGTCCGGGAGGTTCATGTCCAGCAGCATGAGGTCGACGACGGCGGGCGCCCGCCCCTGCTCCCCGCCGGTCAGATGCAGGAAGGCCGCGAGCTCGGCGCCGCTCCGCACGATCCCGGCGAGCTCGAACCCCTCGAGCCGCCGGATGTACTCCGCGTGGGCGTCCGCCGCCACCGGGTCGTCCTCCACCACGAGGACGCGGATGGCGCTCATGTCCTGCCCCCGCCCTCGGCGCCCTGCGGCACGGCGGGTCCGGTGCCTGCTTCGGCCCCGGTCGGCGTGCCGCCGGCTGCGGTGCCGGAGCTGCCGGCAGGGTGGTCGGCAGGCCCGTCCGGTGCCCCGGGCAGGGGGAGGCGCACCGAGAACCGCGCGCCGCCGTCCTCGGTGTCCGTCACCTCGACCGACCCTCCGAAGCGCTCCACCGCCTGCCGGACGAGGGCCAGCCCGATCCCTCGTCCGGTGCCTCCCGCTGCGTCCGGCGCCTTCGTGCTGTACCCGAACGCGAACACCCTCGCCTTCTCCGAGTCGGGCAGCCCGTTGCCGCTGTCCTCGACGACGATCCCGAGCCCCGGCGCCGCGTCGTCGCCCACCCGGCGCACCGTGAGGACCACGCGGGGCTCCGCGGAGGCGACGGCCTCGTCGAACGCGTTGTCGAGGAGATTGCCGATGATGGTCACGAGGTCCACCGGGTTGAGCAGGCCCGCCCGCGCCTCGGGGGCGATCTCGGTGATCAGCTCGATCCCGCGCTCGTTCGCCTGGGCAGCCTTGCCCACCAGGAGGGCGGCGATGAACGGTTCGTCGACGGCCTGGACCACCTCGTCCGTCAGGCGCTGCGACTGCTGCAGGTCCCGCGTGGCGAAGTCGATGGCATCGGCGCCCCGCCCGAGCTCGACCAGCGAGACGATGGTGTGCAGCCGGTTCGCGTGCTCGTGGGTCTGCGAGCGCAGGGCGTCCGTGAGCGTGCGCATCGTCTGGACCTGTCCCGTGAGCGCCTCGATGTCGGTGTGGTCGCGCAGCGTCGTCACAGTGCCCAGCGCCGCCTGCTGCGCGCCCCGCCCTGCGGCGGCGGGCGGCACGGCCGGCTCCTGGTTGACCACCAGCACACGGCTGGCCGTGAGGTGCACCTCGTCATGTGCGCGGCGACCCGAGGCGAGGAGCTCACGCAGCGACGGCGGCACGGCGAGGCGCGACGCCGGGACCGGGTCCTGGGTGCCGTCCAGTCCGAGGAGGCGGGCGGCCTGGTCGTTGTAGAGCACCAGGCGCCCGGCGGCGTCGGTCAGCAGCAGTCCTTCCCGCACGGAGTGGAGGACGGCGTCGTAGAACACGAAGGAGCGTGAGAGGTCCGCCGGTCCCATGCCCAGCGTCGCGTGCCGGAGGCGCCGGCTCAACAGGAACGAGGCGAGCGCCCCGAGCGCCAGGGAGCCGAGCGCGATCAGGGC
This genomic interval from Arthrobacter agilis contains the following:
- a CDS encoding sensor histidine kinase; protein product: MILFIMAAGVTGVTIEFILVTVRAARVDARRARADRNRKEQDRRVRRWSLARQFFLAQLVFILALSASLSVILYVDAAQGVNDAAAERMVAVSTAIALEPAVLDAVEGPDPSTTLQPYAVEVMDRLGVDFITIMATDRTRFTHRNPEQIGRPYLGSVSEALAGRTHTETYAGTLGPSIRSIVPVVDGDGTVRAMVASGITVDRAAIARNAQLPLVALIALGSLALGALASFLLSRRLRHATLGMGPADLSRSFVFYDAVLHSVREGLLLTDAAGRLVLYNDQAARLLGLDGTQDPVPASRLAVPPSLRELLASGRRAHDEVHLTASRVLVVNQEPAVPPAAAGRGAQQAALGTVTTLRDHTDIEALTGQVQTMRTLTDALRSQTHEHANRLHTIVSLVELGRGADAIDFATRDLQQSQRLTDEVVQAVDEPFIAALLVGKAAQANERGIELITEIAPEARAGLLNPVDLVTIIGNLLDNAFDEAVASAEPRVVLTVRRVGDDAAPGLGIVVEDSGNGLPDSEKARVFAFGYSTKAPDAAGGTGRGIGLALVRQAVERFGGSVEVTDTEDGGARFSVRLPLPGAPDGPADHPAGSSGTAAGGTPTGAEAGTGPAVPQGAEGGGRT
- a CDS encoding response regulator translates to MSAIRVLVVEDDPVAADAHAEYIRRLEGFELAGIVRSGAELAAFLHLTGGEQGRAPAVVDLMLLDMNLPDAHGLDIVRRVRGLGMPLDIVAITAVRDLQVVRSAISSGVVQYLIKPFTYSAFSEKLGAYREFRRNLVEQASTTTQAEVDSAFASLRPATAALLPKGLSAETLRAVSRLLKELSEPTSAIEVSEALSMSRVTARRYLEYLADQQSVLRTPRYGTRGRPEFEYSWARNAADR
- a CDS encoding AMP-binding protein is translated as MATGHDAGSGMLPGQDYRRLQAQSLADPEQFWLDAAAAVDWTTPPTVALDGSDALLPRWFPDASLNTSYNALDRHVEAGRGGQAALVYDSAMLGTTRTLTYAELRDEVAVFAGALARLGVGKGDRVLVYLPMIPEAAVAMLACARIGAIHSVVFGGFAAAELAARIRDARPSAVVTADGGIEPTRRVEYLPAVQEALALADSTGTPVVVKARDGFGHGVAAYREPGTRWLDWDEAVAAAEAVPPVPVAATDPLYILYTSGTTGSPKGVVRDNGGHAVALTWSMRAIFGVGPGDTMLTASDVGWVVGHSYIVYGPLLAGATTVLYEGKPVGTPDAGTFGRLIEQHHARVLFTAPTALRAVRRADPAGAAVQAHDLSSLETLFSAGERLDTGTSAWIGDVLGVPVVDNWWQTETGWPICANPRGLGGVPLKAGSPSLPSPGYDVVILDPGGAPVPAGTEGSIALRLPLPPGTLTTLWGSDDRYREAYLSDVPGFYTSGDSGYLDEDGYLFVMGRTDDVINIAGHRLSTGAIEQVIAQHPVVAECAVLGLPDPVKGQRASGYVVLKAGAAIDPASLEAELVAMVRRSIGPVADFRSAVVVEALPKTRSGKILRKTMRQMAAGTAYAVPSTIEDPAVLAALEPLLRPVAGG